Proteins encoded in a region of the Psychromicrobium lacuslunae genome:
- a CDS encoding VOC family protein — translation MKLVQVAQHAKDLDRATAFYRELLGVEPTARFVPPGLVFFDLDGVRLLLDDKAPSALLYLAVPDVRISIEQFRDRFRVVSEAAVIFHHDDDTLGPAGTDEWQGFIEDPEGNTVGLVSQLPS, via the coding sequence ATGAAACTAGTTCAAGTTGCGCAGCACGCCAAGGATCTTGACCGGGCGACGGCGTTCTACCGGGAGTTGCTGGGCGTCGAACCCACCGCCCGTTTCGTGCCCCCTGGCTTGGTCTTCTTCGACCTCGACGGCGTCCGCCTGCTCCTCGACGATAAAGCCCCCTCCGCGCTGCTTTACTTAGCGGTGCCAGATGTCCGAATCAGCATCGAACAATTCCGCGATCGGTTCCGGGTAGTCTCCGAAGCCGCGGTAATCTTCCATCACGACGACGACACGCTCGGCCCCGCGGGCACCGATGAGTGGCAGGGTTTCATCGAAGATCCCGAGGGCAACACCGTGGGCTTGGTTAGCCAGTTGCCGAGCTGA
- a CDS encoding LLM class flavin-dependent oxidoreductase — translation MSSLGRPLRKLGFLTIGLFDEHDPRTGHEATLRIIELGEELGFDSVWLRQRHLQFGISSPLTVLAAASQRTKRIDFGTAVIPLGTENPLRLAEDLATVDLLSGGRLNPGVSVGVPLHYEDYKEHLYPDSWAQEDFSYQRVERLLHNLRGEAVSRFAGQETAVEAFSDRVQPHSPGLAARVWYGAGSLRSAEWAGQHNLNLLISSVTSADESASFDEAQLSQVERFRSLHSAGHQARVSQGLVVIPTDSASVEQAKRYREYAASRFERTLSPQGPRRMLFAPDLVGSSEEIVEKLAENRAFGEVEEVAFALPFSFGQADYEQILSDIAGALAPKLGWRPADG, via the coding sequence ATGTCATCGCTGGGTCGGCCGCTGCGCAAGCTCGGCTTCCTCACCATCGGTCTTTTCGACGAACACGATCCGCGGACCGGTCATGAAGCCACACTGCGGATCATCGAACTCGGCGAAGAACTGGGCTTTGACAGTGTCTGGCTACGGCAACGGCACCTGCAATTCGGGATTTCTTCTCCGCTGACCGTGCTGGCGGCCGCCAGCCAGCGCACCAAACGAATTGATTTCGGCACCGCGGTGATCCCGTTGGGCACCGAAAATCCGCTCCGACTGGCCGAAGATCTGGCTACCGTCGATCTGCTTTCCGGCGGCCGGTTGAACCCCGGGGTGAGCGTTGGCGTGCCCCTGCACTATGAGGATTACAAGGAGCATCTGTACCCGGATAGCTGGGCGCAGGAAGATTTCAGTTACCAGCGGGTCGAGCGCCTACTACATAATCTGCGGGGCGAGGCAGTGAGCCGCTTTGCCGGTCAGGAGACCGCTGTCGAAGCCTTCTCGGATCGGGTTCAGCCGCATTCACCCGGGCTGGCGGCACGAGTTTGGTACGGCGCAGGCAGCCTGCGCTCCGCGGAGTGGGCCGGGCAACACAATCTCAATCTGCTGATTAGCAGCGTCACCAGCGCCGATGAGTCAGCGAGTTTCGACGAGGCCCAGCTCAGCCAGGTAGAACGCTTCCGATCCCTGCACTCGGCCGGTCATCAAGCCCGGGTCTCTCAGGGCTTGGTGGTGATTCCGACCGACAGCGCGAGCGTCGAACAAGCTAAGCGTTACCGCGAGTACGCCGCCTCCCGATTCGAGCGGACCCTCAGCCCGCAAGGCCCACGAAGGATGCTATTTGCACCGGATCTGGTTGGCAGCTCGGAGGAAATCGTCGAAAAACTCGCTGAGAACCGGGCCTTCGGCGAGGTCGAAGAAGTCGCCTTCGCGCTGCCGTTCAGCTTCGGGCAGGCTGACTACGAGCAGATCCTGAGCGATATCGCCGGTGCACTGGCACCGAAGCTGGGATGGCGTCCGGCCGACGGTTAG